One Nocardioides dongkuii genomic window, CGCCGCCGGTGCCGCGTTGGTCGAGCTGAACCGGTTGCAGTCCGAGCTCACCGAGCTCCAGGCCCGGGTCGCGGTCCGCGCCCAGCAGGCCGGCACCGCCGAGACCACCGGTGCCACCTCGCTGGCGAACTGGCTCGCGGTCACCACCCGGCAGTCCCGCACTTCGACCCACCGGTTCATGCGGCTGGCCGAGTCCCTGGATCGCGACGTGTTCGAGCCGGTCCGGGTGGCGCTGTCCGAGGGCAGGGTCAACCCCGACCAGGCGCTGGTGATCACCGACGCCGTCGATGCACTCCCCGACGAGGTCGAGCCCGAGACCCGCGACCGTGCCGTCGACGTGCTGCTCGCGGAGGCCGGCCACCACGACCCGGTCGCGCTACGCCGCCTCGGCAAGCGACTCCTCGACGTGGTGGCCCCGGAGGTCGGTGAGGCGCACGAGGCGAAGGTCGTCGAGGCCGAAGAGGAGCGCGCCCGTGCGCACACCCGGTTGACGATGACCGACGACGGCCACGGCATCACCCACGGCCGGTTCCAGCTCCCCACCGCCCAAGCGCAGATGCTGAAGAAGGCGTTGCACGCGATCGCCGCACCCAAAGCCCAGACCGCCCGTCACGGGACGCTGCCCGTGCGGCGCCCGGGTCCGGAGCGGATGGGGCAGGCGCTGTGTGAGCTCATCGAGCGGATCCCCGCCAACGTGCTTCCTGCGGCCGGTGGGGTGAACGCCACCGCGGCGGTGCTGATGAGCCTGGAGACCTTCTGCGGGGGCCACGGCGTCGCGCACCTCGACACCGGCGCGACCATCTCCGCCGGCCAAGCCCGCCGGTTGGCGTGTGAGGCCGGGATCATCCCCGCCGTCCTCGGCGGACCCAGCCAGGTCCTCGACCTGGGCCGCACCCGCCGGTTCCACACCAAGTCCCAGAGGATCGCCATCGCGATCCGCGACGGGAGCTGCACCGCCGAAGACTGCGACTGGCCACCCGGCATGTGCCACGCCCACCACGACCCGGCCTGGACCCAGGGCGGGGTCACCGACATCGACCACGCCCGACTCCTCTGCCCCCAGCATCACGCACGCGCCCACGACCCGGCGTACACCACCACCTGCCGACCCGACGGGAAGATCACCTTCCACCGGCGCACGTAGACCGACCGACAGATCACCGTCACTTCGTGGGCTGCGGGGGCCTCGACACGCTCGCTCACCGGTACGACGACGCCCGTCGCCGTGCTTGAGCGTCGTCGAAACCCCGTGAGCCGAGAACCAGCCTCAACCAAGGCCCCGCGCCCCTCGCCCGGTCTCGACCCCGGGACTTCGTCCCTGCTGGACCACCGGTGGTCCACCCTCAGCGGGGGCGCGGCTTGCGGCGGCGCAGGCCGGCGGCGATCAGCCGGGCGACCAGCTCGCGGGAGCTGACCGGCCGCGCGCCGGCGGCCAGCACGTCGTCGTACCACTCGGCGGGCACGTCGTAGTGGTCGCGGTCGAAGCCGCGCTCGGGGATGCCGAGGGTGCGGGCGAAGGCGTGCAGCTCGTCGTAGGACGCGTCGCTGGCGAGGTGCGACCAGAGCCGGCCGTGCCCGGCGGCGTTGGGCGGGTCGATGAGGATCGTCACCGGTCGCCCTGCAGCCGGGCCGACGAGTCGTCGAGGAGCCGCCGCCACGAGCGGACGTGGCCGGCCTCGACATAGGAGCGGTACGACGCCCCGGGCCGCGCCTGCACGCCGAGGTGGACCTGGCGCACGCCCGCACGCAGCAGCCACGGCACGTGCTCGGCGAGCAGCCCGCCGCCGGGCAGCAGCAGGCGGGCGACCGCGGGGTCGGCCGTGGCGTGCGCGAGCAGGTCGTCGTACCCGACCTCGATGCCGCGCGGCGAGCCCGCCGAGCGCACGCCGACCAGGCCGGGCAGGTCGAGCACCCGACGCCAGGACCGGGCCGGGTCGAGGGCGTGGTCGAAGGCGCCGTGGAAGGTCCAGGGCACGCCCGGCAGCCGCTCCGCGAGGTGGCGGCAGACCTGGGTGTCGATCTCGAGGTCGCTGTCGAGGAAGCCCCACGAGAGCCCCGCGGCGCCGACGGCGAGGTAGGTCTCGGCGAGCCCGACCAACCGGGCCAGCTCGCCTCCGGTGGTCGTCCACCCGTCGCTGAGCCGGAGCAGCACGAAGACCGGGACGTCGCTCTCCCGGCAGACCGCCGAGACCAGCGCGGGCTCCGGCGAGGTCGACGTGGCCGGGCCGGGCACGCCCGCGACCAGGTGCAGCCGGTCGGCCCCGCCCTCCAGGGCGCCCGGGACGTCGCGCTGCTGCAGCGTCGTCACCTCGAGGAGCACCTCGCCCATGGGGAGAGGCTAAGGGAGAGCCGGCTCAGCCGTGGCCGGTTGCGGCGCGGCGGACGTCGCCCGCGACGTGGACGATGGCCCGCTGCACCAGGCGCACCCCCTCGGGCCCCGCCGCCGCCGGGTCGCGCCAGAGGCCGTCGGGGTCGCGGGGCGCGTCCTCGCCCGCGACCGCGACCAGCGCGGCCCGGACGGCCGGGTCGACCGGCGCCGCGCGGGTGGCCGCCGCGGCCCGCTCGGTGACGGCCTCGACCCGCTCGAGGAGCGCGTCGAGCCGGGCGCCGGTGGCGCTCACGGCCGCAGCAGCGCGGGCAGCTCGGCGAAGAGCTCGAGCCGCTCCCGCTGCTCGCCCACCCAGTCGCTCACCGTCGCGTGCAGCTCGCGGAGCGTGTCGACCAGCTCCAGCACCCGGCGTACGTCGTCGATAATGTCGGTGATCGCGTCGAGCCCCTGGGTCAGCACCTCGAGCGCGAAGACCCCCCACCCGACGGGCCCGCCGACCTTGCTCAGGATCCGCCGGGCCAGCCGGACCAGGGTCTTGCCGAGCTCGACGACCAGCTTCTCGACCCGGATGCCGACGGCCTCGGACACCCGGGCCACCTCGTCGAGGACGACGGACCCCCGGGCGACGACCTCGCCGGCGCCGCGCGCCGCCAGGCCGAGCGCCCCGAGGCGCAGGAGGTACGCCGCGGCGGCGCGGCCGCCCCAGTCGGGCTCGGTGGCGAGCCCGAGCCGCAGCACGTTGTCGCTCCAGGTGCCGAGCGCGTCACGGACGTCGTGGCAGGCCGCGGCGTTCTGCCGGATCGCCGGGTAGTCGCCGGTGAGCGGCAGGATCAGCAGCTCCTCGAGGCTGCCCTCGGGCAGCCGGCGCAGCCCGGCGCCGGCCTCGTTGACGGCGTCGATGCCGCGGTTGACGACGTCGCGCATCGTGGAGAACGCGTCGTCCCAGGCGGTGAACGTCGCGTCGTGCCGGAGCTGGGCGTCGCCCCGCCCGGGCTCCTCGAGCCGGATCTCGGCCAGGACCGGGACGCCCATCTCAGCCCACCGCCCGGGTGGCCCCGGTGAGCGCCGCCGAGGCGCCCGCGGCGGCCCCGTCGGAGGACGCGAGCGCCCGCTCGGCGAGGACCACGCCCGCACGCACCTCGGCCCACTGCTCGGCGAGCTCGCGGCCCGCGCTCTCGAAGGCCCAGGCGACCAGGTCCATCGCCTCGGCGAGCGGCCGGAGCAGGCAGACCGGGCTCGGCTCGAAGCCCCGCCGGCTGGCCACCCAGGTCGTCGCGTGCCGCACCACCTGGTCGGCCTGCGCCCCCACCTCGTCCATCACCCCCGGCAGCCGCCGCAGGTCGTCCCACCGCTCCACCCACACCTCTGCACCGACCGCTGCACCGCTCATCGACGACCTCCCGAGACCGCGGCCACCCCCTGCGGCCGGTGCCCGACGCGTGCCCGGCGGAGCCTTCTCTTGAAACACCCGCACAATGGGACTGTGGACAACGTGCTGCTGCTCAACGCCAGAGCTCGGGTCCTGGCCGACCTCCAGTCCCGCGGGGCCGCGACCCCCGCCGCGGTCAGCGCGCTCGAGGACGCCGTCTCGGCCCGCAAGTGGTGGGCCGAGCAGTGGCCCGAGGGCGAGGTGTACGTCGCGGGCCTGGTCGCCCAGGACGTCCAGGACGCGCTGCTGGAGATCGAGTGCCGCTGGCCGCTCTGCCTGACCTGCGAGGGCGAGCCCCACGCGCTCTACATCCAGCCGGACCTGGGCGGTCCCGACCCGGTCTGGGTCTGCGAGGAGACCGGCGAGCCGGTGGCCGCGCTGGGGATGCTGTAGCCCTAGCCGTCCTGGCCGAGCTGCACCCAGAGGGTGAACCGGTCGGCGCGGTAGACGGTGCGGGAGACCTCGACGACCTTCTCGCCGGCGATCGCGCGGCGGGAGTGGCGCAGCACGGCGGTGCCGGGCTCGATCTCGAGCAGCGTGCACTCGTCCGGCGTGGCCATGTCGGCGTTGATGGAGTCCTCCGCCCACGAGGGACGCAGGCCGCGCGCGTCGAGCGCGTCGTACAGGCTGGTGGGCATGCCGCTCTGCAGGAAGCCGGGCAGCAGCACCTCGTTGAGGTAGGCGTCCTCGAGGCACATCGGGGTGCCGTCGGCGCGGCGCAGCCGGCGCCAGTGGATGACGGCGTCGCCCTCGGTGAGGCTCAGCGCCCGGGCCACGCCCGGACCGGCCTGCTCGCGGCGGGCGAGCAGCGTCTGGGACTCCGCGAGCAGGTTGCGGCGCGCCATCTCCTCGGTGAAGCTCGTGATCCGGCTGGCGGTACGGCGCGGTCGCGCGACGAAGGTGCCGCGGCCGGGGATCCGCTCGAGCAGCCCCTCGACGACCAGGGCGTCCATGGCCTGCCGGACCGTCATCCGGGCGACCCCGAAGCGGTGGACCAGCTCGCGCTCGGAGGGGGCCGGCGCCCCGGGCAGGCTGCCCGTGACCAGGGAGCGGACGTACTCGCGCACCTGCACGTGCTTGAGTGCGCGTCCGTCCGGCACCATGACTTCCTCCACGTCAAGGAGCGTAGATGGACTAGACACCTGGTGACAGGGAAATCACAGAACTTGCGTTTTTCCAGAGGTGGGGGCCCGCCCGTCACTCCGTCGCGATGGCGCGGAGCACGTCGAGCCGGGCCGCGCGGCGGGCGGGCAGCACGGCGGCGAGCACCCCGACGGCCACCGACAGGACCAGGAAGACGGCGAGCTGGCCGACCGGCACGCTGATCACCTCCAGGCCCTCGTCGCGCACGGCCCGCATCAGCACCACGCCGAAGACCACGCCCAGCACGACTCCGAGGACCGCCCCGAGCACGGCGATGACCACCGACTCCAGGGTGATCATCCAGCGCAGCTGCCGACGGGAGAGCCCGACGGCGCGCAGCAGGCCCACCTCGCGGGTCCGCTCGATCACCGAGAGCGCGAGGGTGTTGACGATGCCGAGCACCGCGATCAGCAGCGCCAGCGCGAGCAGCGCGAAGATCAGCAGCACGAACTGGTCGATCGGCTCGCGCTGCTCCTCGGCGAACTCGCGCTGGTCCTTGACCGTGACGATCGGCAGGTCGGCGATCGCCGCCTCGAGCCGCTCGCCCACCCCGGCCGAGGACTCGTCGACGTCGATGATCAGCGCGTTGTCCTTGTCCTGCGCGCCGGTGGCCAGCAGCGTGTCGACGGTCGTGAGGATCGGGAAGAACACCACCGGGTTGTCCTCGTAGACGCCGACGACCTCCCACTCCTCGGGGCCGGTCGGCATCTCGATCGCCAGCCGGTCGCCGACCGCGAGGCCCTCGTCCTCGGCGTACGACTCCTGGACCAGCACGGTGCCGTCGCGCAGGTCCTCGACCGCGCCGTCGACGGCGGAGAGCTCCAGGAACGCGGCGCCCTCGGGGTCGGTGCCGGTGACGCCCTGCGGCTCGCCGTCCACCATGCCGCCGGTGAGCCGCTGCCGGACCACCTGGTCCACGCCCTCGACCGCGGCCATCCGGTCGGCGATCGCCGGCGAGAACGAGCCGGCGACGACGTTGCTCACGACGTAGTCGCCGACGAAGTTCTCCTCCACCGACCGGTCCACCGACGCCTTCGCCGAGTCGCCGACGATCGCCATCGTGCAGGCCAGGGTCAGGCCGATCATCAGCGCCGACGCGGTCGCGGTGGTACGCCGGGGGTTGCGCAGCGCGTTCTGCCCGGCGAGGTTGCCGACGGTGCCGAACAGCCGCGCGTACACCGCCCGCGCCAGGGCCAGGAACGGCCGGCTGATCACCGGGCTCGCAGCGGCGACGCCGAGCAGGACGGCGAGCACCCCGGCCCCGACGAACCAGCCTCCGCGCGGCACCTCGACGACGCCGCCGAGGCCCAGGACCAGCGCCACGGCCCCGGCGACCACGAGCACGACGCCCGCCTGCAGCCGCCGGTGGATGGAGGACTCCGGCAGCACCACGTCGTCGCGCAGCGCCTGCACCGGGGCGATCCGGGTGGTGCGCAGCGCGGGCAGCAGCGCGGCGGCCATGGTGACCAGCACGCCGATCAGGTACGCCGCCAGGACGGTGCGCGGCTCGAAGACCAGCGGCTGCCCGGACAGGTCGAGCCCGATCCGCCCGAAGACCACGCGCAGCGCGACGGCCAGCAGCACGCCGAGCCCCAGGCCGAGGGTCGAGCCGAGCAGGCCGAGCACCAGCGCCTCGAGCTGCACCGAGCCGACGACCTGGCGCTGCGAGGCCCCCAGCGCCCGGAGCAGGGCGAGCTCGCGGCTGCGCTGGGCCACCAGGATCGAGAAGGTGTTGACGATGAGGAACGCGCCGACCACCAGCGAGATCCCGGCGAAGATCAGCAGGAACGTGGTGAGGAACGAGATCGCCTCCAGCAGGTCGGAGGCGGCCTCGTCGGCGGCGTCGTCGCCGGTCACCGCCTCGAACCCGTCGGGCAGCCGGTCGGCCACCCGGTCGCGCAGCTCCTCCTGCGAGACGCCGTCCTCGGCGGTGACCCACACGTCGTGGTAGACGTCCTCGCCCTCGAGAAAGAGGTCCTGCGCGGTGGCGGTGTCGAACGACGCGAGGGTCGCGCCGTTCAGCGAGCCGCCGGAGGGGAAGTCGGCGATGCCGACCAGGGTGGGGTCCAGCTCCACCCGGCTGCCGGCCGTGTTCAGCCGGACCCGGTCGCCCACGGCGTACCCGGCCTGCTCGGCGGTGGCCGCGTCGAGCACGACCTCGTCGGCCCCGGCGGGCTCGCGGCCCTCGGTGATGACCATGCCCTCGAGCCCGTGACCGGCGGGCGCGTCGGTCCAGTTGCCGCCCAGGGACGGCGGGCCGAACCCGCCGACCACCTTGCCGTCCCCGTCGATCACCACGACGTTCTGCGCCTCGACGTTGCCGTCGGCCCGGGCGGCGCCCTCGACGTCCGCCAACCGGTCCACCAGGTCGGCGGGGACCGTGAGCGTGGAGACGTCCCCCATCGACGTGGCCGCGCCCTCGGGCTGGACGACGACGTCGCCGACGGTGGAGGCGAACAGCGCGGTGAAGCTGCGGTTCAGGGTGTCGGAGAAGACCAGGGTGCCGGCGACGAACGCGACGCCCAGGACGATCGCGAAGGTGCTCATCAGCAGGCGCACCTTGCGCCCCAGCAGGCTCTTGAGGGCGGCGCGGAGCACTAGACCCCGCCCCTCACGCGTCGCTCATCCGGCTCATCACCTCGAGCACCTGCTCGCGGGTCGGGCGGCGCAGCTCGTCGACGAGGCGGCCGTCGGCGAGGAACACGACCCGGTCGGTGTACGACGCCGCGACCGGGTCGTGGGTCACCATCACGATCGTCTGGCCGGCATCGGCGCTGCGGCGCAGCAGGCCGAGCACCTCGGCCCCGGAGCGGGAGTCGAGGTTCCCCGTGGGCTCGTCGGCGAAGACGATCCGGGGCCGGCCCACCAGCGCCCGGGCCACCGCGACCCGCTGCTGCTGACCGCCCGAGAGCTCCTGCGGCGTGTGGCGCAGCCGGTCGCCGATGCCGACGTCGGCGACCACGGAGTCGAACCAGTCCCGGTCGGGACGGCGACCCGCGATCGCGAGCGGCAGCAGGATGTTCTCCTCGGCGGTGAGGGTCGGGACCAGGTTGAAGGACTGGAACACGAAGCCGACCTCGTCGCGCCGCAGGCGGGTCAGCGCCTTGTCGTCGAGCCGGGTGAGCTCCTCCTCGCCGACGAACACCTCCCCGGAGTCGGCGGTGTCCAGCGCCGCCAGGCAGTGCATCAGGGTGGACTTGCCCGACCCGCTCGGCCCCATCACCGCGGTGAACTCGCCCGCGAGCACGTCGAGGGTCACCCCGTCGAGCGCGCGCACCTGCGCCGGGCCGGTGCCGTAGGTCTTGACCAGGCCGCGCACCCGGCACGCGACCGTGCCGGTGCTGGTGCCGGCGGTGGGCGTCTCGCTCATGCCCCGATGCTCCCGTGCGGGGTGAAACCGGCGCCACCGGAACGTCCCCTGAGCCGACCCCGGGGCCGGACCGCGACACCCCTCGGGGTGTCCGACCTGGGGCCCGGTCGGGCCGTAACGTGCGCCCATGCACGCCGAGCGCACCCTCACGGTCCCCCGGCCGCCCGGCGCGGTCTTCGACTACCTCGCCGACTTCACCCGCACCAACGAGTGGGACCCCGGCACCCTGGAGACCCGGCGTACGTCGGGCGACGGCGGCGTCGGCACGACGTACGCCAACCTCTCGCTGGTCCTCGGGCAGCGCACCGAGGCGACGTACACGACGGTCGCCCACGACCGGCCCTCGCGGCTCCAGGTCCGCGGCACGGGCGGCGCGGCCACGGTGCTGCTGACCGTCACCATCACGCCGGTGGCGGCGGGGAGCGGCAGCCGGGTGCACCTGCGCACCGACATCGCGCTGCGCGGGGTCCGGGGCCTCCTCGCCCCGCTCGTGCTGGGGCGCCGCCTCCAGCGGGACGCCGACGAGGCGGTGACCCAGCTCGAGCGGGTGCTGATCAACCGCACCTGAGCCTGGACGGATCGAACGCGTGTTCGATATCCTGGGCGCTATGGACTTCCAGAGCCTGCTCTTCCAGGCGGCCCCCGCCGGGGTCCGCGACTTCTCGGGGCTGGAGCGGATCCCGCTCACCCGGGGCGCCTGGGTCGACGTGCGCCGCAGCTGGGTGCCGGACGCCGACGACGTCTTCGAGCGGCTGGTCGCCGACGTGCCGTGGCGGGCGGAGCGACGGGAGATGTACGACCGGGTCGTCGACGTGCCCCGGCTGCTGCACACCTACCTGATCGGCGAGCCGCTCCCCCACCCCGTGCTGGAGGAGGCGCGCGACGCGCTGAGCGAGCACTACCTCCCCGAGCTGGGCGAGCCGTTCCGCACGGCGGGCTGCTGCTACTACCGCGACGGGCGCGACAGCGTCGCCTGGCACGGCGACACGATCGGGCGCGGCAAGCTCGCCGACACCATGGTCGCGATCGTCTCGGTGGGCGACCCGCGCAAGCTGCACCTGCGCCCGCGCACCGGCGGCGAGAGCGTGGTGATCGAGATGGGCCACGGCGACTGGTCGTGATGGGCGGCTCCTGCCAGCGCACCTGGGAGCACGCCGTACCCAAGGTCGCCTCGGCCGGCCCGCGGATCTCCGTGCAGTTCCGGCCGCTGAACGTCTTCTGACCGGGGCGTGCCGGAGGGCGCCCGGGGGCACCGGGAGGCATGAGCGACCCGCACCCCACCCACCCCGAGCCGAGTCCCACCACCGGCACGTCCGGCACCACCGGCACGTCCGGCCCCTCCGGGACACCGGCCACGTCCGGAACGTCCGCGCCGGAGCCGGGCCGCCCGGCCAAGGACCCGCTGCGCGGCTCGCGCACCAGCGGGGTGTGGACCGCCGTGGTGCTCGGCGCCATCCTGCTGGTGCTGCTGGTGATCTTCATCGTGCAGAACACCCAGCAGGTCGAGGTGGCCTACCTCGGCTGGGAGGGCGAGGCGCCGCTGGCCGCGACGCTGCTCATCGCCACCGCCGCCGGCATGGCGCTCGCGATCCTCGCGGCCTCCCTGCGGATCCTGCAGCTGCGGCGTCGCGTGCGCCGCGACCGGCACTGACCGCGAGGTCCGAACCCCGCCAGCGCACCGGCCGCAGCGGCTGGCAGAGTGCGCGCCGATGACCGGCCAGACCCCCTCCCCGCTGACCCTCTCCTCCTTCTGGCACGACCTCCCGCGCGAGGGCAAGCTGCTGCTCTCGGTGGTGGTCGTGCAGTTCCTCGGCACCGGCCTGGTGCTGCCGTTCCACGTCGTCTACCTCAACGAGGTGCGCGGCTTCCCGCTCAGCGACGTCGGGCTGCTGCTGGCGATCCCGCCGCTGGCCGGCTTCCTGGTCGTCGGCCCCGGCGGGGCCGCGATCGACCGGCTCGGGCCGCGCCGGATCCTGCTCGGGACCCTGCTGATGCTGGTCGCCGGCGGCACGGTCCTGGCCTTCGCAGAGACCCGGCCGATGGCGGCGGCGGGCCTGGTCCTCAACGGCGCGGCGTTCGGGATGTCCTGGCCGGCGACCCAGAGCTTCATCGCCACGGTGGTGCCGGCCGAGCTCCGGCAGCGCTACTTCGGGGTGAACTTCACCCTGCTGAACCTCGGGATCGGGATCGGCGGCGTCGTCGGCGGCGTCGTGGTCGACGTCGACCGCGCCTCGACGTTCCAGGGGATCTACCTCGCCGACGCCGCCAGCTACCTGCCGGCGATCTTCCTGCTGGCGGTGCCGCTGCGCGGGGTCGCGGGTCGCCCGGTCCACGACGAGTCCGGGCCTCCGGAGCAGGTCGGCTACCTCACCGTGCTGCGCCGGCCCGCGGTCGCCTCGCTGATGCTGCTGGGGTTCGTGTCCTCGTTCGTCGGCTACTCCCAGCTCAACGCCGGGATGCCGGCGTACGCCCGCGCCGTCGGGGAGGTCTCGACCCAGGGTCTCGGGCTCGCGTTCGGCGCGAACACGCTGGTGATCGTGCTGCTGCAGCTGGTCGTCCTGCAGCGGATCGAGGGGCGCCGGCGTACCCGGGTGATCGCGGTGATGGGCGTCTTCTGGGCGATCGCCTGGCTGCTGCTGGGCGCCTCCGGGCTGGTGCCCGGCACCCTCGGCGCCACGATCCTGGTCGCGGCGTGCGCCTCGGTGTTCGCGCTCGGCGAGACGCTGCTGCAGCCGACGATCCCGGCGCTGGTCAACGAGCTCGCCCCCGACCACCTGCGCGGCCGCTACAACGCGCTCAGCTCCGCGGCCTTCCAGCTGGCCGCGATCATCGCCCCGCCCGTGAGCGGCTTCCTGATCGGCCGGCACCTCGGCAACGCCTACATCGGCGTCCTCTGCGTCGGCTGCCTCGCCCTCGGCGCCCTCGCCATCCTCCGCCTCGAGCCCCAGCTCACCCCGCGCGCCAACGGCGTGCGCGAGGCGGAGAGCGCCCCGGCGGGGTAGTCCGACACATGCCGGTCGTCTCAGGTCGGGACAACAGCACGGGTGTGTCGGACTACCCCCGCCGCGACCACCGACCGAGGACGAACCCCGCGAGCGCGGCGAGGAGCGGGACCCGGTAGGTCCGCAGCAGCACGGGTACGACGGCCGCGCCCAG contains:
- a CDS encoding SRPBCC family protein, with amino-acid sequence MHAERTLTVPRPPGAVFDYLADFTRTNEWDPGTLETRRTSGDGGVGTTYANLSLVLGQRTEATYTTVAHDRPSRLQVRGTGGAATVLLTVTITPVAAGSGSRVHLRTDIALRGVRGLLAPLVLGRRLQRDADEAVTQLERVLINRT
- a CDS encoding HNH endonuclease signature motif containing protein, translated to MSAATVAGIHPVTGLVARTADNVAAMRDAWLVSMDAAAAGAALVELNRLQSELTELQARVAVRAQQAGTAETTGATSLANWLAVTTRQSRTSTHRFMRLAESLDRDVFEPVRVALSEGRVNPDQALVITDAVDALPDEVEPETRDRAVDVLLAEAGHHDPVALRRLGKRLLDVVAPEVGEAHEAKVVEAEEERARAHTRLTMTDDGHGITHGRFQLPTAQAQMLKKALHAIAAPKAQTARHGTLPVRRPGPERMGQALCELIERIPANVLPAAGGVNATAAVLMSLETFCGGHGVAHLDTGATISAGQARRLACEAGIIPAVLGGPSQVLDLGRTRRFHTKSQRIAIAIRDGSCTAEDCDWPPGMCHAHHDPAWTQGGVTDIDHARLLCPQHHARAHDPAYTTTCRPDGKITFHRRT
- a CDS encoding LapA family protein, whose protein sequence is MSDPHPTHPEPSPTTGTSGTTGTSGPSGTPATSGTSAPEPGRPAKDPLRGSRTSGVWTAVVLGAILLVLLVIFIVQNTQQVEVAYLGWEGEAPLAATLLIATAAGMALAILAASLRILQLRRRVRRDRH
- a CDS encoding DUF4031 domain-containing protein, producing MTILIDPPNAAGHGRLWSHLASDASYDELHAFARTLGIPERGFDRDHYDVPAEWYDDVLAAGARPVSSRELVARLIAAGLRRRKPRPR
- a CDS encoding MFS transporter gives rise to the protein MTGQTPSPLTLSSFWHDLPREGKLLLSVVVVQFLGTGLVLPFHVVYLNEVRGFPLSDVGLLLAIPPLAGFLVVGPGGAAIDRLGPRRILLGTLLMLVAGGTVLAFAETRPMAAAGLVLNGAAFGMSWPATQSFIATVVPAELRQRYFGVNFTLLNLGIGIGGVVGGVVVDVDRASTFQGIYLADAASYLPAIFLLAVPLRGVAGRPVHDESGPPEQVGYLTVLRRPAVASLMLLGFVSSFVGYSQLNAGMPAYARAVGEVSTQGLGLAFGANTLVIVLLQLVVLQRIEGRRRTRVIAVMGVFWAIAWLLLGASGLVPGTLGATILVAACASVFALGETLLQPTIPALVNELAPDHLRGRYNALSSAAFQLAAIIAPPVSGFLIGRHLGNAYIGVLCVGCLALGALAILRLEPQLTPRANGVREAESAPAG
- a CDS encoding ABC transporter ATP-binding protein → MSETPTAGTSTGTVACRVRGLVKTYGTGPAQVRALDGVTLDVLAGEFTAVMGPSGSGKSTLMHCLAALDTADSGEVFVGEEELTRLDDKALTRLRRDEVGFVFQSFNLVPTLTAEENILLPLAIAGRRPDRDWFDSVVADVGIGDRLRHTPQELSGGQQQRVAVARALVGRPRIVFADEPTGNLDSRSGAEVLGLLRRSADAGQTIVMVTHDPVAASYTDRVVFLADGRLVDELRRPTREQVLEVMSRMSDA
- a CDS encoding alpha-ketoglutarate-dependent dioxygenase AlkB; the encoded protein is MDFQSLLFQAAPAGVRDFSGLERIPLTRGAWVDVRRSWVPDADDVFERLVADVPWRAERREMYDRVVDVPRLLHTYLIGEPLPHPVLEEARDALSEHYLPELGEPFRTAGCCYYRDGRDSVAWHGDTIGRGKLADTMVAIVSVGDPRKLHLRPRTGGESVVIEMGHGDWS
- a CDS encoding GntR family transcriptional regulator, with amino-acid sequence MEEVMVPDGRALKHVQVREYVRSLVTGSLPGAPAPSERELVHRFGVARMTVRQAMDALVVEGLLERIPGRGTFVARPRRTASRITSFTEEMARRNLLAESQTLLARREQAGPGVARALSLTEGDAVIHWRRLRRADGTPMCLEDAYLNEVLLPGFLQSGMPTSLYDALDARGLRPSWAEDSINADMATPDECTLLEIEPGTAVLRHSRRAIAGEKVVEVSRTVYRADRFTLWVQLGQDG
- a CDS encoding ABC transporter permease, with the protein product MLRAALKSLLGRKVRLLMSTFAIVLGVAFVAGTLVFSDTLNRSFTALFASTVGDVVVQPEGAATSMGDVSTLTVPADLVDRLADVEGAARADGNVEAQNVVVIDGDGKVVGGFGPPSLGGNWTDAPAGHGLEGMVITEGREPAGADEVVLDAATAEQAGYAVGDRVRLNTAGSRVELDPTLVGIADFPSGGSLNGATLASFDTATAQDLFLEGEDVYHDVWVTAEDGVSQEELRDRVADRLPDGFEAVTGDDAADEAASDLLEAISFLTTFLLIFAGISLVVGAFLIVNTFSILVAQRSRELALLRALGASQRQVVGSVQLEALVLGLLGSTLGLGLGVLLAVALRVVFGRIGLDLSGQPLVFEPRTVLAAYLIGVLVTMAAALLPALRTTRIAPVQALRDDVVLPESSIHRRLQAGVVLVVAGAVALVLGLGGVVEVPRGGWFVGAGVLAVLLGVAAASPVISRPFLALARAVYARLFGTVGNLAGQNALRNPRRTTATASALMIGLTLACTMAIVGDSAKASVDRSVEENFVGDYVVSNVVAGSFSPAIADRMAAVEGVDQVVRQRLTGGMVDGEPQGVTGTDPEGAAFLELSAVDGAVEDLRDGTVLVQESYAEDEGLAVGDRLAIEMPTGPEEWEVVGVYEDNPVVFFPILTTVDTLLATGAQDKDNALIIDVDESSAGVGERLEAAIADLPIVTVKDQREFAEEQREPIDQFVLLIFALLALALLIAVLGIVNTLALSVIERTREVGLLRAVGLSRRQLRWMITLESVVIAVLGAVLGVVLGVVFGVVLMRAVRDEGLEVISVPVGQLAVFLVLSVAVGVLAAVLPARRAARLDVLRAIATE
- a CDS encoding copper homeostasis protein CutC, which produces MGEVLLEVTTLQQRDVPGALEGGADRLHLVAGVPGPATSTSPEPALVSAVCRESDVPVFVLLRLSDGWTTTGGELARLVGLAETYLAVGAAGLSWGFLDSDLEIDTQVCRHLAERLPGVPWTFHGAFDHALDPARSWRRVLDLPGLVGVRSAGSPRGIEVGYDDLLAHATADPAVARLLLPGGGLLAEHVPWLLRAGVRQVHLGVQARPGASYRSYVEAGHVRSWRRLLDDSSARLQGDR